The region ACCTGGAACGCCCGCAGTACGACGAGGACGTAGAGGGAGAGGAGACCGCCGAGAATGAGGCGCGCGCGGGGGCTCATCTCACTGGATCAACCGGTCCATCTGCGCGGGCACCATGTGCAGGTCGTTCCGGGCGATGGAGTGGATGCGGGCGGGACTCTTCAGCGCCAGCGCTTCCAGCCGCAGGACCTCCTGCTCCTTCTGGAGGGTGCGCTTCTCCTCGAGGGCGGCGGAAACCCGGTACCCCATGCGGATGCACTGGCCCGACAGCCAGACGTTGAACAGGCCGGTGACGAGAAGGGCAAGGAACAGGGCTACGAATCCGCGCCGCCGGGGGACCGCCGGGACCGCCGGAGGCTCCTTCCGGATCTCCGTGATCATGCACACGCCGTTGCCGACGATCATCCTTCTCATTTCAGTCTCCTCCATCGCGCCGGCGCGCCACGCGAAGCTTCGCGCTGCGCGCCCTCGGGTTTTCCCGCGCTTCCCGTTCCGACGGGACGATCGGCTTGCGGGTCAACCGTTCCAACACCGGCTCTTCCTCCCCCTTCCCGGCCGCGGGCCGCCGGAACGCCGTCTTCACCATGCGATCCTCGAGCGAATGGAAGCTGATCACCGCCACCCGCCCCCCGGGGGAAAGATGCCGGGGGATCGCGTCGAGGAACGTTCCGAGCGAAGACAGCTCCCGGTTCACGGCGATCCGCAGCGCCTGGAACACCCGCGTGGCGGGGTGGATGTCCCGTGGCCAGGCCCTCCGGGGGATCGCCGAGGAAACCAGCTCCGCGAGCCCGAGGGTCGTCCGGATCGGCTCCTTTTTCCTGCGCTCCACCACCGCGCGGGCGATCCGTCGGGAGAACCGCTCCTCTCCGAACTGGAAGAAGAGGTCCGCGAGATCCTTTTCCCGCGTGTCCCGGAGGACCTCCGCCGCCGTCGGCCCGTCGCCGTCCGGATCCCGCCGCATGTCGAGGGGACCTTCCACCCGGAACGAGAAGCCGCGCGCCGGGTCGTCGAGCTGGACGGAAGAGATCCCGAGGTCCAGCAGCGCACCGTCGAACCTCCTTCCCCCCGCGGCTTCGCGCAGCACGTCGAGATCCGCGAAATCCGCATGCACGAGCCGCACCCACGGGAACGCCGAGAGCCGCCGGCCGGCGATCCCGAGCATCGCGGGGTCCGCGTCGGCGCAGACCAGAAAGCCCCGGGGGCCGATCCTCGCGGCGATCTCCGCCGCGTGCCCGCCGGCTCCGGTCGTCCCGTCGAGAAAGATCCCGCCGGGAGCGGGGGCCAGCCATTCCAACGTCTCCTGTAAAAGAACGGGGATGTGGCCGGGCACCATGCCTCAGATCCCGAGGGCGCTGATCTCCCGCGCAAGCTCGGGGTCTTCCTGCACTTCCTTTTCGAACCGGCCGATCTCTTCCTGCCACCGGGCGAGAGACCAGATCTCGAACCGGTTGGGCAT is a window of bacterium DNA encoding:
- a CDS encoding cell division protein FtsL is translated as MRRMIVGNGVCMITEIRKEPPAVPAVPRRRGFVALFLALLVTGLFNVWLSGQCIRMGYRVSAALEEKRTLQKEQEVLRLEALALKSPARIHSIARNDLHMVPAQMDRLIQ
- the rsmH gene encoding 16S rRNA (cytosine(1402)-N(4))-methyltransferase RsmH, yielding MVPGHIPVLLQETLEWLAPAPGGIFLDGTTGAGGHAAEIAARIGPRGFLVCADADPAMLGIAGRRLSAFPWVRLVHADFADLDVLREAAGGRRFDGALLDLGISSVQLDDPARGFSFRVEGPLDMRRDPDGDGPTAAEVLRDTREKDLADLFFQFGEERFSRRIARAVVERRKKEPIRTTLGLAELVSSAIPRRAWPRDIHPATRVFQALRIAVNRELSSLGTFLDAIPRHLSPGGRVAVISFHSLEDRMVKTAFRRPAAGKGEEEPVLERLTRKPIVPSEREARENPRARSAKLRVARRRDGGD